A stretch of the Sphingobacterium thalpophilum genome encodes the following:
- a CDS encoding phytase, with translation MNKLKTLFFASCATGLCATSLDVYADQNVARTDTLQATVITEHVRHDSDDPAIWINPADAGKSLIIGTDKDKDGALYAFDLTGKIVKRVGGIQRPNNVDIAYGFELNGKKVDIAVTTERNANKIRVFSLPDLQPIDNGGIEVFVGEQDRDPMGIALYTRPSDQRIFAIVGRKTGPQDNYLWQYELKPSNGAVTGTVVRKFGRYSGKKEIEAIAVDNELGYVYYSDEQTGVRKYLADPDAKDNSELALFAQTGFSVDHEGIAIYKTGDKTGYILVSNQGSQRFMVYPREGSAGNPHRYELLAEIPVSAMETDGADATQVSLGPQFPKGIFVAMSTDRTFHVYDWRSVEEKIRAASQQ, from the coding sequence ATGAATAAGCTAAAAACATTATTTTTCGCATCGTGTGCGACAGGCCTTTGTGCGACTAGCCTAGATGTATATGCGGATCAGAACGTAGCCCGCACAGACACTTTACAGGCTACAGTAATTACAGAGCACGTCAGGCACGATTCTGATGATCCGGCGATATGGATCAATCCAGCTGATGCGGGCAAGAGCCTGATTATCGGTACCGATAAAGATAAGGATGGCGCCTTGTATGCCTTTGACTTAACCGGCAAGATCGTGAAGCGTGTTGGTGGCATCCAGCGCCCCAACAATGTGGACATTGCCTACGGCTTTGAGCTGAACGGCAAAAAGGTTGATATCGCCGTCACGACAGAGCGAAATGCGAATAAGATCCGTGTTTTCTCGCTGCCCGACCTGCAGCCGATTGATAATGGCGGAATAGAGGTGTTTGTGGGTGAACAGGACAGAGACCCCATGGGTATCGCATTGTATACGCGCCCTTCAGATCAGCGTATTTTTGCAATTGTAGGACGTAAAACGGGACCACAGGATAATTATTTATGGCAATACGAGCTGAAACCCAGCAATGGAGCGGTCACAGGAACAGTGGTACGCAAATTTGGCCGGTATAGCGGCAAAAAAGAAATTGAAGCTATTGCAGTGGACAATGAGCTGGGATATGTATACTACTCGGATGAGCAGACTGGTGTGCGCAAATACCTGGCAGATCCGGATGCGAAAGATAACAGTGAACTGGCTTTATTTGCCCAGACGGGCTTCTCGGTGGATCACGAAGGGATTGCCATCTATAAAACCGGCGACAAAACTGGCTACATACTGGTTTCCAATCAAGGCTCGCAGCGTTTTATGGTATACCCACGTGAAGGAAGCGCAGGTAATCCGCACCGTTACGAGCTGCTTGCGGAGATTCCGGTGAGCGCGATGGAAACAGACGGGGCAGATGCTACCCAAGTCAGTTTGGGACCGCAGTTCCCAAAAGGTATCTTTGTGGCGATGAGCACAGACCGTACATTCCACGTTTACGATTGGAGGTCCGTTGAGGAAAAGATAAGAGCTGCAAGTCAGCAATAA
- a CDS encoding RagB/SusD family nutrient uptake outer membrane protein: MKKYTVIYSLLAMAMLGASSCGKDYLTEKPYSNYDANVVDPTTVENRLLGLHYNFGQLWGMSSRQGFLSCWQIGTDIASAGATEGVENAFYQYADLNSENGGVNYLWERCYVFINNANLLIDGVGDSNPQASAEARFFRAYAYNMLVTLWGDVPLLTSSIKVPTFNYTRTAATEVDKLIETDLSYAIKELPDLGKAAAPSRINKDMARQLAAEVYLRMGMRDAAYFAQAEAMTTAIIDGGNYKLVDARYGKYLTEGGDFYRDMFRQGNMRRSQGNTEAIWTFEVEYNRSINGGTIDNPQHRRVWQPAYHKWDGMVNADSLGGRGNGRLRLSNFMKYTVWKGLGGDIRNSNYNIRRTTNYNRPGFSRIIGIDADGYRVNEGAGVKNITIKTGDKVIPFRTDSLEVWYPFPTKWGGYDPIDDFGYALVKDWPVMRFAETYLLRAEARLRRGNIAGAAEDINKLRDRSFKSARAESGNASLGRVAAGDLSIDFILDERARELIAEENRRMTLVRMNKLKERIARNGDQAPANKIITGFQDHNVLLPIPLNEILLNNKDGDPLKQNPGYK; the protein is encoded by the coding sequence ATGAAAAAATATACCGTAATCTATTCGCTGTTGGCGATGGCTATGCTGGGCGCCAGCTCCTGTGGCAAGGACTACCTGACCGAAAAGCCCTATTCCAACTATGACGCCAACGTGGTGGATCCAACCACTGTCGAAAACAGGCTGCTGGGTTTACATTATAACTTTGGACAGCTGTGGGGTATGAGCAGCCGGCAAGGATTTCTTTCCTGCTGGCAGATCGGCACGGACATCGCCAGCGCCGGCGCTACCGAAGGCGTGGAAAACGCCTTTTACCAATATGCCGATCTCAATTCAGAAAACGGTGGCGTCAATTATCTATGGGAGCGCTGCTATGTCTTTATTAACAACGCCAACCTGCTCATTGATGGGGTAGGTGACAGCAACCCACAGGCCAGTGCCGAAGCACGATTTTTCCGTGCCTACGCTTACAACATGCTGGTGACGCTCTGGGGAGATGTACCACTGTTGACCAGTTCGATAAAAGTACCGACCTTTAACTATACCCGAACCGCTGCGACGGAGGTTGATAAATTGATTGAAACGGACCTTAGTTACGCGATCAAGGAACTTCCCGACCTGGGTAAGGCTGCGGCTCCAAGCCGCATCAATAAAGATATGGCCCGACAGCTGGCGGCAGAAGTTTATTTACGCATGGGCATGCGGGATGCGGCTTACTTTGCTCAGGCAGAGGCCATGACGACAGCTATCATTGACGGTGGCAATTATAAGCTGGTGGATGCCCGCTACGGCAAGTACCTAACCGAAGGCGGCGATTTTTACCGCGATATGTTCCGTCAGGGCAATATGCGGCGTAGCCAGGGTAATACCGAAGCCATTTGGACATTTGAAGTCGAATACAACCGGTCGATCAATGGCGGTACGATAGACAACCCGCAGCACCGCCGCGTGTGGCAGCCGGCCTATCACAAATGGGATGGCATGGTGAACGCCGATTCGCTTGGCGGACGGGGCAACGGCCGGCTTCGACTGAGCAATTTCATGAAGTACACCGTATGGAAAGGCCTCGGCGGCGACATCCGAAACAGCAACTACAATATAAGGCGCACCACAAATTACAACAGACCGGGCTTTAGCAGGATAATTGGTATTGATGCCGATGGCTACCGCGTGAATGAAGGGGCTGGTGTCAAAAACATCACGATCAAGACAGGCGACAAAGTGATACCGTTCCGCACCGACAGCCTCGAAGTCTGGTATCCATTTCCAACGAAATGGGGCGGATACGATCCCATAGATGACTTTGGTTATGCACTTGTCAAAGACTGGCCTGTGATGCGCTTTGCTGAAACTTATCTTTTACGCGCTGAAGCGAGATTACGCAGAGGGAACATCGCCGGAGCTGCCGAAGATATCAACAAACTGCGCGACCGCTCCTTCAAATCCGCACGGGCCGAATCCGGAAATGCCAGTCTGGGCCGTGTTGCGGCAGGAGACCTCTCCATCGACTTCATTCTGGATGAACGCGCCCGTGAACTCATTGCCGAAGAAAACCGTCGCATGACGCTGGTGCGCATGAATAAACTGAAAGAACGTATCGCACGCAACGGTGATCAGGCTCCGGCCAATAAGATTATTACAGGCTTTCAGGATCACAATGTCCTGCTTCCTATTCCATTAAATGAAATACTGCTAAACAATAAAGATGGTGATCCTCTGAAACAGAATCCCGGTTACAAATAA